From Thermomonas sp. XSG, one genomic window encodes:
- a CDS encoding bifunctional riboflavin kinase/FAD synthetase codes for MTFLFRDAAGGALCPQGSVVCIGAFDGLHQGHRALVGHAVGRARALGVAAVALSFEPLPRELFARGAPPPRLMLPRAKLEGLCALGCDGVGLLRFDAALAAMSAEDFVRQVLVARLGVREVWVGPGFHFGRGRAGDIALLHALGEACGFSAHEIAPLHVDGERVSSTAIRAALVQGDFEHAARLLGRPYAIGGRVVRGQQLGRTLGYPTANLRYGGKTPALRGIFATWVHGIGEQPWPSVSSFGTRPTVDGQEPLLEAHLFDFEGDLYGRRIEVEFVAHLRDEEKFPDLPSLVAQMRHDEARARAILQRDVPAGATAAVQSCRA; via the coding sequence ATGACCTTCCTGTTCCGCGATGCCGCTGGCGGGGCGCTGTGCCCCCAGGGAAGCGTGGTCTGCATCGGTGCGTTTGACGGCCTGCACCAGGGCCATCGCGCGCTGGTCGGCCACGCGGTCGGGCGCGCGCGCGCGCTGGGCGTGGCGGCGGTGGCGCTGTCGTTCGAGCCGCTGCCGCGCGAACTGTTCGCCCGGGGCGCGCCGCCGCCGCGGCTGATGCTGCCGCGGGCCAAGCTGGAAGGGCTGTGCGCGCTGGGCTGCGATGGTGTCGGCCTGTTGCGGTTCGACGCGGCGCTGGCGGCGATGTCCGCGGAGGATTTCGTGCGCCAGGTGCTGGTGGCGCGGCTGGGCGTGCGTGAAGTCTGGGTGGGCCCCGGTTTCCATTTCGGCCGCGGCCGCGCCGGCGACATCGCGCTGCTGCATGCGCTGGGCGAAGCGTGCGGCTTCTCTGCGCACGAGATCGCGCCGCTGCATGTGGACGGCGAGCGCGTGTCCAGCACGGCCATTCGCGCCGCGCTGGTGCAGGGCGACTTCGAGCACGCCGCACGCCTGCTGGGCCGGCCCTATGCAATTGGTGGGCGGGTGGTGCGCGGCCAGCAATTGGGCCGCACCCTCGGCTATCCCACCGCCAATCTGCGCTACGGCGGCAAGACGCCGGCATTGCGCGGGATCTTCGCCACCTGGGTGCACGGCATCGGCGAACAGCCGTGGCCGTCGGTATCGAGCTTCGGCACCCGTCCTACCGTGGATGGCCAGGAGCCGTTGCTGGAAGCGCACCTGTTCGACTTCGAGGGCGACCTGTACGGGCGCCGCATCGAGGTCGAATTCGTCGCCCACCTGCGCGACGAGGAGAAATTCCCCGACCTGCCGTCGCTGGTGGCGCAGATGCGCCACGACGAAGCCCGCGCGCGTGCGATCCTGCAACGCGACGTGCCCGCTGGCGCGACTGCCGCCGTTCAATCCTGTCGCGCCTGA